A single genomic interval of Spinacia oleracea cultivar Varoflay chromosome 6, BTI_SOV_V1, whole genome shotgun sequence harbors:
- the LOC130464361 gene encoding uncharacterized protein, producing MVPTLPKVSEAYRLFAQEERHKEVSQASNQVETLAFAAEKRRFTGDHWNSSNKTYKTGFQTGYQSGSQKSGGTNRFSRPGSNYYCTHCQTQGHSVERCFKIHGYPPGYKTARDNKVAAVSFGDNSNNSVPELPQTEASPTITVEQYQQLMDMLSKQQQQNANTNPNLAMMAAREADSSW from the exons ATGGTTCCAACTTTGCCCAAGGTATCTGAAGCTTACAGGTTATTTGCTCAAGAAGAGAGGCACAAGGAGGTTTCTCAAGCTAGTAATCAAGTTGAAACACTGGCGTTTGCAGCTGAGAAAAGGAGGTTTACTGGAGATCATTGGAACTCTAGCAACAAAACTTACAAAACTGGTTTTCAGACAGGTTATCAATCTGGTTCTCAGAAATCTGGAGGAACCAATAGATTTAGTAGACCAGGATCCAACTACTACTGCACACATTGTCAAACACAGGGACACAGTGTGGAGAGATGCTTCAAGATTCATGGTTATCCACCTGGCTACAAGACTGCAAGAGACAATAAGGTTGCAGCAGTTTCATTTGGTGACAATTCTAATAACAGTGTGCCAGAGTTGCCACAAACTGAAGCATCTCCAACTATCACAGTGGAGCAATATCAGCAGCTTATGGATATGTTgtctaaacaacaacaacagaatGCTAATACCAATCCTAACCTGGCTATGATGGCAG CAAGGGAGGCTGATTCCTCTTGGTGA
- the LOC110803433 gene encoding uncharacterized protein, whose protein sequence is MGNCSLKSSASPSNKTQTTIRIMTDSGRVIVIDGPKLAQVVLDDFPGYGIYQKGHLSLPLFEDELLVNGQVYYLLPFGVSSSKTLSAVTVEAPPSNEVVSFRKDQSSAFEVLPSRGNGVWRVKMAIDRTELEEMLSGNAEALIQMMRSAAKSSEKSPERGFRWKSMGVITGSLKSPAAPRRLTSC, encoded by the coding sequence ATGGGTAACTGTTCTCTAAAAAGCTCAGCATCACCGTCCAACAAAACACAAACCACTATCCGTATAATGACGGATTCGGGTCGAGTGATTGTAATCGATGGTCCGAAGCTAGCTCAAGTAGTTCTCGATGATTTCCCGGGTTATGGAATCTACCAAAAGGGTCATCTTTCACTGCCGTTGTTCGAGGATGAACTTCTTGTTAACGGTCAAGTTTACTATCTTTTACCATTTGGGGTCTCTAGTAGTAAGACCTTATCCGCCGTAACGGTGGAAGCGCCGCCGTCGAATGAGGTGGTGAGCTTCAGGAAGGATCAAAGCTCTGCTTTTGAGGTATTGCCGTCGAGGGGAAATGGAGTTTGGAGGGTGAAAATGGCGATTGATCGTACGGAGTTGGAGGAGATGTTGTCGGGGAATGCTGAGGCTTTAATACAGATGATGAGATCGGCTGCGAAGTCGTCGGAAAAGTCGCCGGAGAGGGGTTTCAGGTGGAAATCAATGGGTGTGATTACTGGTAGTTTGAAAAGTCCGGCAGCTCCCCGGAGGCTTACTAGTTGCTAG
- the LOC110803424 gene encoding B2 protein: MENNNNQQSFWQFSDELRVHTSNNNLANLSLNDSIWSVNSYPTKKTEDRRNFDIRVGGNLDPNPIPKGNFVNSTPPPSSNSDFNSFNDGWKLGSGFGSGINLNGGFNKGIYSKGVGVNQNDQVLRSFNANVNNNINNNNNIINNNIYNNNVGLKGHKNVSLKGDDMFSQHLIGGKSGKKNKDVKKENNNNNNNNNNNGESKSGVDKRFKTLPPSEALPRDETVGGYIFVCNNDTMEENLKRQLFGLPPRYRDSVRQITPGLPLFLYNYSTHQLHGIYEAASFGGTNIDPTAWEDKKNPGESRFPAQVKVQSRKLCEPLDEDAFRPILHHYDGPKFRLELSVPEALSLLDIFAEK, from the exons ATGGAGAACAACAACAATCAACAATCGTTCTGGCAATTCAGCGATGAGCTTCGTGTTCACACCTCAAACAACAACTTAGCTAATCTCTCCCTCAACGATTCAATCTGGAGCGTCAACTCTTACCCCACTAAGAAAACAGAGGATCGCCGGAATTTCGACATCCGTGTCGGTGGAAACCTCGACCCCAATCCCATTCCCAAGGGTAATTTCGTCAATTCCACCCCTCCTCCTTCGTCAAACTCGGATTTCAACTCGTTCAACGATGGGTGGAAGCTGGGGTCGGGTTTCGGGTCGGGCATCAATCTCAACGGCGGGTTCAACAAAGGAATATACTCAAAGGGAGTTGGTGTTAATCAGAATGATCAAGTATTGAGGAGTTTTAATGCTAatgttaataataatattaataacaacaataatattattaacAATAACATTTATAACAATAATGTTGGATTGAAGGGGCACAAGAATGTGTCTTTGAAAGGGGATGATATGTTTAGTCAACATCTCATTGGAGGAAAAAGTGGGAAGAAGAACAAAGATGTAAAAAAggagaataataataataataacaacaacaataataatggTGAGAGTAAAAGTGGGGTTGATAAGAGGTTTAAGACTTTACCACCTTCTGAAGCACTCCCTAGAGATGAGACTGTTGGTGGTTATATCTTTGTGTGCAACAATGATACCATGGAGGAAAATCTCAAAAGACAACTTTTTG GTTTACCGCCACGTTACCGCGATTCAGTGAGACAGATAACACCAGGATTACCTCTTTTTCTGTATAACTACTCCACCCACCAGCTTCACGGTATATATGAG GCTGCCAGTTTTGGAGGAACTAACATTGATCCTACAGCTTGGGAGGACAAAAAGAACCCCGGCGAATCTCGCTTTCCTGCTCAG GTTAAAGTCCAATCTAGAAAACTCTGCGAACCTCTAGACGAAGATGCTTTCAGGCCAATCCTTCATCATTACGACGGTCCCAAATTCCGCCTTGAGTTAAGCGTGCCAGAG GCTCTTTCACTTCTGGACATTTTTGCTGAGAAGTAA